The Candidatus Sulfotelmatobacter sp. DNA window GCGTCCCGGCGAGTACGGCCGAGTAGCGTATTTTCAGGCCGACGGAGGCACCAAGTCACCGCCAGTCGCAGCGGGTGGCATCGCCCGACCCGCGAAGGTATTGAGGGTCGAGTTGTAGTGCTGCTCGGCTATCCTATTCCTCTCTCGTGCCGCGCGCAGGCTGAAGGATTTACCGCCAATGGCCGTGACGCCGTTCATTGTCTCCCCTGCATGGATCATCGTCACGGCCCCGTCTGCTCCCCAGATCGGCTTCATGAGCTGCCACCATCTTGTTATCAGCGGAAAGTGCAGAAAAGCGGGGGGACATCCTTTCAGCCGCGCAGGCGGGAACCGGCTGGAGTCGCTCGGAGATTGACCGACACGGCGCGACGTGCGGGGACCTGGAACGGAGGCACCCCGCAAACGACCCGACGAATCCCTCCTTCAAAACAAGTCCGCGCTATTCTGTACATTAGCCTTGGCCAATTCCAACGTATTCAGAGCTTCTCTAAACAGCTTGATCTTGCCATTCTCGGCAACCAGCCGCGCAAAGAAGAGTTGATGAACGGTTCTTCCCGTTTTGATTGACACCGCGGTGGCCTCGAATTCCGCAAAGACCTGGTCGGGAGTCTCGATCGGCACCTTGGTATTCTCGAATTGGAAACCGGGATAGATGTCGAGCACGGATTGGAAAAAGGCGGCGATCGCGTCTCGGCCCCTGTACTCCGTAGGAAGTCCGAAGGTCGCAAGATACGGCAGCTCAAAGGCGCTATCTTCCGCAAACATCTCCGCCGCCTTCTTCGGATCTCTGAACGAGAAGGCGGTGTATTCAAGCATGAGTTCCTTAGCGTTTTTCATAGATCATCTCCTGTTCCTTACCCATCAGCTCATCCGAACTGTTTACAGCGTTCCCGGAACTATCCGCGCTTGGCTTGCGGCGTGATGGGCAAGGATTTCTGAAGCAGATACACCACGACGAATTGGAGGACAGCGATAAAGAGAGGCCCAGCGCATTTTCCAGGATCATGCTCATACAGACCAATTCCGGCATCCAGCAATTGCATGGCGCCGGCGAGTGCACCCAGCAGCAGCAATGCTGACGCCGCCTGCTTGTAGACCGCCCCCAATGCGAACAAAGCCAGAGGAATTGTGCGCGCCGCCGCGTACAGGGCCAATATCAACGACGCTTGCGTTGGAACGGATTCGGCAGGGACCAGGTATTGTGGGCGGATGATCCCCACGATGGAAAAGCCGGTCGCGACCAGGACATCGACTGCCGTAACCACCGAAGCCAGCCGCATCGCGTTTATTGTTGTCACTGATTCCTCTTTCTGATTAAGCTCATCCAAGCTAGGTTTCCACCTGATTCTGACCATCACTTAGTCGGAAAGTTTCTCGTAGTTCCCGAGCTGTCTCCTGCAAACAAGCGCTACCCGGGGGCTGGGCCTAAGCGCCGGGAGCCTTCCTTTGATACCCAGCCGCAAAAACATACTGCACGAATTGTTCAATCGAAGTAGGCGTAGTGTTCTCTTTCGAGCGTGGCTCCAACGGAACAAGGACTCCCGCGTTTATGGCTTTGTACATCTCGATGTACATGGCAGCCCCCTTCGGCGGAACACCCAACTGCATCAACACCTGCTGCACTTGGTCATACGGGAATTGCTGGTAACGCAGACCCGGCCTGTCGATGCCGCGCGCAATCGCCGCGGTAGTTTCCGTCATCGACAAATCTCGCTCGCCGAGCAGTTCGCGCGTTTGTTTGCCCGAAAAATCCAGATCGAGGAGGCGCTGTCCCGCATAGTTGCCAACATCGCGCGTCGCGACCATGGGTAACTTCAAGTCGGGTAGCAGCGCATTTCCCAAAATTCCCATGTGATGGATCATGCCGCTCGCTGCCAGATTGTTCTCCATGAAATACGCGGCGCGAAGGTGCAGAACGTTGAGACCGTCGATAGCGTTCAGTTTTTGTTCCGAAGAATGTAGTCCCGAGACTGGCCCGGCACCTTTAGCAACCTGCGCGCCGTAGCTACTCAAATGCACCGCGTAGCGCAGGCCGGATTCCTTCGCGGCCTTCGCGATCCCATCGCTATCTCGCTCCTGGTCCGCCGGGGATTTTGCCGGCGGCAACAGCAAGTATGCTGCGCGCGCACCGCTGAAGGCTTTCGTGAGCGCAGATACATTATTCATGTCAGCCGTGAACGCTTCCGCGCCTTTGTCCACAAAGCGCTTTAGTCGCCCCGAATCACGCCCGACGACACGCACCTTCTTGCCCTTCGAGAGCAGGACATCGGCGGCGATCGAGCCGGTTTTCCCGCTCGCCCCTAAAATCACATACATTTCGTTCGAAACAACGG harbors:
- a CDS encoding nuclear transport factor 2 family protein, encoding MKNAKELMLEYTAFSFRDPKKAAEMFAEDSAFELPYLATFGLPTEYRGRDAIAAFFQSVLDIYPGFQFENTKVPIETPDQVFAEFEATAVSIKTGRTVHQLFFARLVAENGKIKLFREALNTLELAKANVQNSADLF
- a CDS encoding NmrA family NAD(P)-binding protein — protein: MTSPVVSNEMYVILGASGKTGSIAADVLLSKGKKVRVVGRDSGRLKRFVDKGAEAFTADMNNVSALTKAFSGARAAYLLLPPAKSPADQERDSDGIAKAAKESGLRYAVHLSSYGAQVAKGAGPVSGLHSSEQKLNAIDGLNVLHLRAAYFMENNLAASGMIHHMGILGNALLPDLKLPMVATRDVGNYAGQRLLDLDFSGKQTRELLGERDLSMTETTAAIARGIDRPGLRYQQFPYDQVQQVLMQLGVPPKGAAMYIEMYKAINAGVLVPLEPRSKENTTPTSIEQFVQYVFAAGYQRKAPGA